Proteins from a genomic interval of Polaribacter sp. Q13:
- a CDS encoding MATE family efflux transporter, translated as MGTNISLKNINKLAIPALIAGIAEPLLSITDTAIIGNITENATESLAAVGIVGAFISMLIWVFGQIRSAISSIVSQYVGANKLEEVKDLPAQAIAIVVFGSLLIVAIAYPFAKQIFQFYNASGTVLEYCITYFKIRIFGFPFSLFVFAVFGIFRGLQNTYYPMIIAIIGALLNVFLDIIFVYGVEGYIPAMNIEGAAYASIIAQITMAIIALVLLIKKTTIPLKIALPFHKEVPRLLGMIANLFVRTIALNTALYFATSYATDYGKEYIAAYTICINIWLLGAFMVDGYSSAGNILSGKFLGAKDYKSLVVLSNKLLKYGLFTGIVIGLLGFVFYNFIGLIFTKDAAVLEQFYHVFWIVLITQPISAITFIFDGMFKGMGEMKYLRNLLILSTGLVFIPTLLVFDYYDLKLTAIWIAFTLWMIARGLPLILRFRAKFLPLATN; from the coding sequence TTGGGTACAAATATTAGTTTAAAAAATATTAATAAATTGGCAATTCCGGCTTTAATTGCGGGTATTGCAGAGCCTTTATTATCTATTACAGACACTGCAATTATTGGTAATATTACAGAAAATGCAACAGAAAGCTTAGCTGCAGTAGGTATAGTGGGGGCATTTATATCGATGTTAATTTGGGTTTTCGGCCAAATAAGAAGTGCCATTTCTTCTATTGTTTCACAGTATGTTGGTGCTAATAAATTAGAGGAAGTAAAAGATTTACCAGCGCAAGCTATTGCTATCGTGGTTTTTGGAAGTTTGTTAATAGTTGCTATTGCTTATCCGTTTGCAAAACAAATTTTTCAGTTTTATAATGCCTCGGGTACCGTTTTAGAATATTGTATTACCTATTTTAAAATAAGAATTTTCGGATTTCCTTTTTCACTTTTTGTATTTGCAGTTTTTGGTATTTTTAGAGGTTTACAAAACACCTATTACCCAATGATAATTGCAATTATAGGAGCCTTATTAAATGTTTTTTTGGATATTATTTTTGTGTATGGAGTAGAAGGCTATATCCCTGCCATGAATATAGAAGGAGCAGCATATGCAAGTATTATTGCACAAATTACGATGGCTATTATTGCTTTGGTTCTGTTGATAAAAAAAACGACTATTCCATTAAAAATAGCATTGCCTTTTCATAAAGAAGTTCCTCGTTTATTAGGTATGATTGCCAATCTTTTTGTGAGAACAATTGCTTTAAATACAGCTTTATATTTTGCAACTTCTTATGCTACCGATTATGGTAAAGAATACATTGCGGCATATACTATTTGTATTAATATTTGGTTGTTAGGCGCTTTTATGGTAGATGGATATTCTAGTGCAGGAAATATTTTATCAGGTAAATTTTTAGGAGCCAAAGATTATAAATCATTGGTGGTTTTAAGTAATAAACTCTTAAAATATGGTTTGTTTACAGGAATAGTTATTGGGTTGTTGGGTTTTGTTTTTTACAATTTCATTGGATTAATATTTACAAAAGACGCTGCTGTTTTAGAACAGTTTTATCATGTTTTTTGGATTGTTTTAATAACGCAACCCATAAGTGCAATTACTTTTATTTTTGACGGAATGTTTAAAGGAATGGGAGAAATGAAGTATTTAAGAAACTTACTGATTCTTTCTACCGGATTGGTTTTTATACCAACATTATTGGTTTTTGATTATTACGATCTAAAATTAACGGCTATCTGGATTGCCTTTACCTTATGGATGATTGCAAGAGGATTGCCATTAATTTTGAGATTTAGAGCTAAGTTTTTACCATTGGCCACGAACTAA
- a CDS encoding universal stress protein — protein sequence MKHILVPIGSTENAQSTLQYAIDFAEEINANLFVFRAYKAKSKAGSMVNMTAIIERETKLYLKTLVSAVNRKNVEIKLISSKAGILESVEAIDNELGIDLIIVGAKSNSIKHGVFLGSTAGSLVKKSDLPVLTIPEGYVYKPIKSILMAFKSGIIKSKTALNPLVTLVEKFNPEINLLLVKTVGYKDEDLVLDKGLIELQTKLTITENATTYQGVLEHFKTHNPDVLCVFRRKRGFFKKLWEKNTVLKKEFYTPIPLLTLKGK from the coding sequence ATGAAACATATTTTAGTACCTATTGGATCTACAGAAAATGCACAATCTACATTACAATACGCCATTGATTTTGCAGAAGAAATAAATGCAAACTTATTCGTTTTTAGGGCATACAAAGCAAAATCTAAGGCTGGTAGTATGGTAAATATGACTGCAATTATAGAGCGTGAAACAAAATTATACCTTAAAACATTGGTAAGCGCTGTTAATAGAAAAAATGTAGAAATAAAATTAATTTCTTCTAAGGCAGGAATTCTTGAAAGTGTTGAGGCTATAGATAATGAACTTGGTATAGATTTAATTATTGTGGGAGCTAAAAGTAACTCAATTAAACATGGTGTTTTTCTAGGAAGTACAGCTGGTAGTTTGGTTAAAAAATCTGATTTACCAGTTTTAACCATTCCTGAAGGCTATGTTTATAAACCTATAAAATCGATTTTAATGGCATTTAAATCTGGTATTATTAAAAGTAAAACAGCTTTAAATCCTTTGGTTACTTTGGTTGAAAAATTTAATCCAGAAATAAATTTGCTATTAGTAAAAACTGTAGGATACAAAGATGAAGATTTAGTTTTAGATAAAGGATTAATTGAATTGCAAACTAAACTTACTATAACAGAAAATGCAACTACGTACCAAGGTGTTTTAGAGCATTTTAAAACACATAATCCAGATGTTTTATGTGTTTTTAGACGTAAAAGAGGTTTCTTTAAAAAATTATGGGAAAAAAATACCGTACTTAAAAAAGAGTTTTATACTCCGATTCCTTTATTAACTTTAAAAGGAAAATAA
- a CDS encoding PD-(D/E)XK nuclease family protein codes for MSGQAQSRPILAMQSFISDTIENILKNTKSFEDVVFILPSQRAKVFVKQTFKDKITVGFLPEIINVEQFISKISGIEKADSIQLLFHFYTIYKGLEKTPVTFDVFASWAFTVIQDFNEIDQHLTNTKDIFHYLRDIQRLKKWSVEGEFTETELMKDHYSFLEKLNTYYNAFYQFLKEKNIGYQGLIYRESCEKIDSFLAKNATKKFFFIGFNALNTAEELLFQKVLESGNSEIYWDIDEAFFKLNHQAGRFIRRYKKEWKYYEKNEIQTLGDTFSAPKKIEVIGASKNTTQIKYAGEILEKITDFKNTALVLADETLLPITLNSLPKNINAINITMGYPLKDVPTTNLLFSIFQLFISQDKLQKSIVNEFYYKDVIRFLKHQSIYKLIPEIDAFSDNIAKHNQTFINQNDIHKLLENSDVDLKQVLVSIFSSYASIDEFLDRILKLINYLKEDVGELEKEYLFRFYTTFTQLKTLQNEFKYFPDLKTLALFFRQLISSESLSFQGEPLRGLQLMGMLETRVLDFENIILISTNEGVLPANSQQNSFIPFDVKVEFGLPTYREKDAIFAYHFFRLMQRAKNVFIIYNTEHDVLGSGEKSRFVTQLEMMRSDVIQKTVAPKVVNQKVELKEIKKDETVLEKLQELAVKGISPSALTNYLYNPISFYKQKIIKLKEFEDVEETVAYNTLGTVVHETLDELYTPFVTKFLQADDIDLMRKKSKDLVVKHFKEAFKNGDISTGRNRLIFEVANRFVNNFLAQEKDLLKDKKNQLKILATEETLSAEIEIEGIDFPIKIHGQVDRVDELNGVLRIIDYKTGMVSSAELRVVEFGKLREKEQHKAIQVMLYAYLYTKSKKYDFKKPLEGGIYSFKNLNSGFLSVNFSSNYRKPDVEITEEKLEEFMHEIKTYIREIYTLDVDFIEPADLKY; via the coding sequence ATTACCGTTGGTTTTTTACCAGAAATTATAAACGTAGAGCAGTTTATTAGCAAAATTTCAGGAATAGAAAAAGCAGATAGCATTCAGTTATTATTTCATTTTTACACCATTTATAAAGGTTTAGAGAAAACACCTGTTACTTTTGATGTTTTCGCTTCTTGGGCATTTACTGTTATTCAAGATTTTAATGAAATAGATCAGCATTTAACAAATACAAAAGATATCTTTCATTATTTAAGAGATATTCAACGCTTAAAAAAGTGGTCTGTAGAAGGAGAGTTTACGGAGACGGAATTAATGAAAGATCATTATTCTTTTTTAGAAAAACTAAACACGTATTACAATGCTTTTTATCAATTTTTAAAAGAAAAAAATATTGGATATCAAGGTTTAATTTATAGAGAATCTTGTGAGAAAATAGACTCGTTTTTAGCGAAAAATGCAACTAAAAAATTCTTTTTTATTGGTTTTAATGCATTAAATACTGCAGAAGAATTGTTGTTTCAAAAGGTTTTAGAAAGTGGGAATTCAGAAATTTATTGGGATATTGATGAAGCTTTTTTTAAATTAAATCATCAAGCAGGTAGGTTTATTAGAAGGTATAAAAAAGAATGGAAATACTATGAGAAAAATGAGATTCAAACGCTTGGAGATACCTTTTCTGCACCTAAAAAAATAGAAGTAATTGGAGCATCTAAAAACACGACTCAAATTAAATATGCTGGAGAAATTTTAGAGAAAATTACAGATTTTAAAAATACAGCTTTGGTTTTAGCCGATGAAACGTTGTTGCCGATAACGTTAAATTCTTTACCTAAAAATATCAATGCTATTAACATTACCATGGGATATCCGTTAAAAGATGTACCTACCACCAATTTGTTGTTTTCTATTTTTCAATTGTTTATTTCTCAGGATAAATTGCAAAAATCAATAGTAAATGAATTTTATTACAAAGATGTAATTCGATTTTTAAAACATCAATCTATTTATAAATTAATACCAGAAATAGACGCATTTTCAGACAATATAGCAAAGCATAACCAAACATTTATCAACCAAAATGACATTCATAAGTTATTAGAAAATTCAGACGTAGATTTAAAACAAGTACTGGTTTCTATTTTTAGTTCTTATGCTTCTATTGATGAGTTCTTAGACAGAATTTTAAAATTAATAAATTATTTAAAAGAAGATGTAGGTGAATTAGAAAAGGAATATCTGTTTCGCTTTTATACCACTTTTACGCAGTTAAAAACATTACAAAATGAGTTTAAATATTTTCCAGATTTAAAAACATTAGCCCTTTTTTTTAGACAATTAATTTCTTCGGAAAGTTTATCATTTCAAGGAGAACCTTTAAGAGGATTGCAATTAATGGGTATGTTAGAAACCCGTGTTTTAGATTTCGAAAATATTATTTTAATTTCTACAAACGAAGGGGTTTTACCTGCCAATAGTCAGCAAAATTCTTTTATTCCTTTTGATGTTAAGGTAGAATTTGGCTTGCCAACGTATAGAGAAAAAGATGCCATATTTGCGTATCACTTTTTTAGATTAATGCAAAGAGCAAAAAATGTATTTATCATTTATAATACAGAACACGACGTTTTAGGAAGCGGAGAAAAAAGTAGGTTTGTTACGCAATTAGAAATGATGCGCTCAGACGTTATTCAGAAAACGGTTGCACCCAAAGTGGTGAATCAAAAAGTGGAATTGAAAGAAATTAAAAAGGATGAAACTGTTTTAGAAAAGCTGCAAGAATTGGCTGTAAAAGGGATTTCTCCTTCTGCATTAACTAATTATTTATACAACCCGATTTCTTTTTACAAACAAAAAATAATTAAATTAAAAGAATTTGAAGATGTAGAAGAAACCGTTGCTTACAATACATTAGGTACTGTTGTTCACGAAACTTTAGATGAGCTGTATACGCCTTTTGTTACCAAATTTTTACAAGCAGACGACATCGATTTAATGCGAAAAAAATCGAAAGATCTAGTAGTGAAACATTTTAAAGAGGCTTTTAAGAACGGAGATATTTCTACAGGAAGAAATCGTTTAATTTTTGAAGTTGCAAATAGATTCGTTAATAATTTTTTGGCACAAGAAAAGGACTTGTTAAAAGATAAAAAAAATCAATTAAAAATTTTGGCAACGGAAGAAACTTTATCCGCAGAAATAGAAATTGAAGGCATTGATTTTCCGATAAAAATTCATGGTCAGGTAGATAGAGTAGATGAATTAAATGGTGTTTTACGAATTATAGATTATAAAACCGGTATGGTTAGTAGCGCAGAATTACGTGTTGTAGAATTTGGTAAACTAAGAGAAAAAGAACAACACAAAGCCATTCAAGTAATGTTGTATGCGTATTTATACACAAAAAGTAAAAAGTATGATTTTAAGAAACCTTTAGAAGGAGGTATTTATTCTTTTAAAAATCTCAACAGTGGTTTTTTATCAGTCAATTTTTCATCCAATTATAGAAAACCAGATGTAGAAATTACAGAAGAAAAATTAGAAGAATTTATGCATGAAATAAAGACCTACATCAGAGAGATATATACCCTTGATGTAGATTTTATAGAACCAGCAGATTTAAAATACTAA